The proteins below come from a single Hyperolius riggenbachi isolate aHypRig1 chromosome 8, aHypRig1.pri, whole genome shotgun sequence genomic window:
- the CYSLTR1 gene encoding cysteinyl leukotriene receptor 1, translated as MSNATDSDIDDFRNQVYSTAYTMYTVFGLMGNCFALFILIKTYNQSTAFHMYMLNLVISDLLFIFTLPFRVVYYVNRGHWMFGDLFCRFSSYSFYVNLYCSIFILTAMSITRFLAVVHPVKNLRFISIKRAKWVCIGIWVFVTLTSSPFLMSGTRVHPETNLTKCFEPAESKSSVKKLLILNYISLTIGFIAPFITILVCYTMIIIALLNNSLKKQQSSRKKAIRMIIIVMIVFFVSFLPYHVMRTVHLHAVKNGWGAKLLHQKSVVICLALAASNCCFDPLLYFFSGENFRRRLSTIRKQSISTLPPDGRRKKSEGLHDKSEVLPAMERQDSDIS; from the coding sequence ATGTCAAACGCAACAGATTCTGATATTGATGACTTCCGAAACCAAGTGTATTCTACGGCCTACACCATGTATACTGTGTTTGGTCTAATGGGGAACTGTTTCGCCTTATTCATCCTCATAAAGACCTACAACCAGAGTACAGCTTTCCATATGTACATGCTCAACCTTGTCATCTCCGATTTGTTATTTATCTTCACCCTTCCATTCAGAGTGGTCTATTATGTCAACCGAGGCCACTGGATGTTTGGGGACTTATTTTGCCGGTTCAGCTCCTACTCTTTTTACGTCAACTTGTACTGCAGCATCTTCATCTTGACGGCAATGAGTATAACCCGTTTTCTGGCAGTGGTTCACCCTGTGAAAAATCTTCGATTTATATCGATCAAAAGGGCCAAATGGGTTTGTATTGGAATATGGGTATTTGTCACTTTAACAAGCTCCCCATTTTTAATGTCTGGAACCAGAGTTCACCCGGAAACAAACCTCACAAAGTGTTTTGAGCCTGCTGAAAGTAAGTCTTCAGTTAAAAAGCTGCTCATTCTAAACTATATCTCCTTGACCATCGGCTTCATTGCTCCCTTTATTACTATTCTGGTTTGTTACACTATGATCATTATAGCCCTTCTGAATAATTCCTTGAAAAAACAGCAGTCTTCCAGGAAGAAGGCCATCCGAATGATCATCATAGTGATGATCGTCTTCTTCGTAAGCTTTTTGCCGTATCACGTTATGCGGACTGTACACCTTCATGCAGTGAAAAATGGTTGGGGTGCAAAGCTATTGCATCAGAAGAGTGTTGTGATCTGCTTGGCCCTTGCAGCCTCAAACTGCTGCTTTGATCCCTTGCTTTACTTTTTCTCAGGAGAAAACTTCCGTAGAAGACTTTCTACAATTAGAAAACAGTCCATTTCTACTCTTCCACCAGATGGCAGGAGAAAAAAATCAGAAGGCTTGCATGACAAATCTGAAGTTTTACCTGCCATGGAGCGGCAAGACAGCGACATAAGTTAG